One window from the genome of Streptomyces sp. WZ-12 encodes:
- the paaN gene encoding phenylacetic acid degradation protein PaaN, whose product MTAEMTAPQLIEKHRPTLDKALEAIRTRAYWSPHPEHPKAYGETGAQDGLAAFEALRGSRFALDQPGTDDWAGEEVSPYGPELGISYPHPDVSVLLPAMQAAIPVWRDAGPQARAAVCLEILARISARTHEFAQAVMHTSGQAFMMAFQAGGPHAQDRGLEAVTYAYEEQTRTPGKASWTKPQGKRDPLELTKTFTAVPRGVALVIGCNTFPTWNGYPGLFASLATGNPVLVKPHPRAVLPLALTVRVAREVLTEAGFPADLVCLAVDKPGEGLAKTLAVRPEVRIIDYTGSTAFGDWLEANARQAQVYTEKAGVNTVVIESTDNYKGMLSNLAFSLSLYSGQMCTTPQNLLIPRDGIATDAGPKTYDEVVSDLAGAVGGLLGDDARANALLGAIVNPQVRERIEEAAGLGEVALASRTVENPEFPGATVRTPVIVKQDGAKPDSEAAYLSECFGPVSFAVAVDSAADAVALLRRTVREKGAMTVGAYTTSAEVARLVEDACLEECAQLSLNLTGGVYVNQTAAFSDFHGSGGNPAANAALCDGAFVAQRFRTVEVRREA is encoded by the coding sequence ATGACCGCCGAAATGACCGCACCGCAGTTGATCGAGAAGCACCGCCCGACCCTCGACAAGGCGCTGGAAGCCATCCGCACCCGCGCGTACTGGTCCCCGCACCCCGAGCACCCCAAGGCGTACGGCGAGACCGGCGCCCAGGACGGCCTGGCCGCGTTCGAGGCGCTGCGCGGCTCCCGTTTCGCGCTCGACCAGCCCGGCACGGACGACTGGGCGGGCGAGGAAGTCTCGCCCTACGGGCCGGAGTTGGGCATCAGCTATCCGCACCCGGACGTCTCGGTGCTGCTGCCGGCCATGCAGGCCGCGATCCCGGTGTGGCGGGACGCCGGGCCCCAGGCGCGCGCCGCGGTGTGTCTGGAGATCCTGGCCCGGATCAGCGCCCGCACCCATGAGTTCGCGCAGGCGGTGATGCACACCAGCGGCCAGGCGTTCATGATGGCGTTCCAGGCCGGTGGCCCGCACGCCCAGGACCGCGGCCTGGAGGCGGTGACGTACGCCTACGAGGAGCAGACCCGCACCCCGGGGAAGGCGTCCTGGACCAAGCCGCAGGGCAAGCGGGACCCGCTGGAGCTGACCAAGACCTTCACGGCCGTGCCGCGCGGCGTCGCCCTGGTGATCGGCTGCAACACCTTCCCGACGTGGAACGGCTACCCCGGCCTCTTCGCCTCGCTGGCCACCGGAAATCCGGTCCTGGTCAAGCCGCATCCGCGGGCCGTGCTGCCGCTGGCGCTGACGGTCCGGGTGGCCAGGGAGGTGCTCACCGAGGCCGGCTTCCCGGCCGACCTGGTGTGCCTGGCGGTGGACAAGCCGGGCGAGGGCCTGGCCAAGACGCTGGCGGTCCGCCCCGAGGTCCGGATCATCGACTACACCGGCTCGACCGCCTTCGGCGACTGGCTGGAGGCCAACGCCCGCCAGGCGCAGGTCTATACGGAGAAGGCCGGCGTCAACACCGTGGTCATCGAGTCCACGGACAACTACAAGGGCATGCTCAGCAACCTCGCCTTCTCGCTGTCGCTCTACAGCGGCCAGATGTGCACCACTCCGCAGAACCTGCTGATCCCCCGGGACGGCATCGCCACCGACGCGGGCCCGAAGACCTACGACGAGGTCGTCAGCGATCTGGCGGGCGCGGTCGGCGGTCTGCTGGGGGACGACGCGCGGGCCAATGCACTGCTCGGGGCGATCGTCAATCCGCAGGTCAGGGAGCGGATCGAGGAGGCGGCCGGGCTCGGCGAAGTGGCGCTGGCCTCCCGCACGGTGGAGAACCCGGAGTTCCCCGGGGCCACGGTCCGTACACCGGTGATCGTCAAGCAGGACGGCGCCAAGCCGGACTCCGAGGCGGCGTATCTGTCGGAGTGCTTCGGTCCGGTGTCCTTCGCGGTGGCGGTCGACTCCGCGGCCGACGCGGTGGCGCTGCTGCGCCGCACGGTCCGGGAGAAGGGCGCCATGACGGTCGGCGCGTACACCACCTCGGCCGAGGTGGCACGGCTGGTCGAGGACGCCTGCCTGGAGGAGTGCGCCCAACTGTCGCTGAATCTGACCGGCGGGGTGTACGTGAACCAGACCGCGGCGTTCTCCGACTTCCACGGCTCGGGCGGCAACCCGGCGGCCAACGCGGCGCTGTGCGACGGCGCGTTCGTGGCGCAGCGCTTCCGGACGGTGGAGGTGCGACGGGAGGCGTGA
- a CDS encoding 3-hydroxyacyl-CoA dehydrogenase: MTAIGTGSTVAVVGTGTMGQGIAQVALVAGHRVRLYDSAPGRAGQAAEAIVRRLDRLVEKGRILAAERDAAGARLSPAEDLAELADAALVVEAILEQLPAKQELFRALEDVVRADCLLATNTSSLSVTAVAGGLRNPGRCVGMHFFNPAPLLPLVEVVSGFATDEAAAATAHATAAAWGKTPVHCADTPGFIVNRVARPFYAEALRAYEERAADPATIDAVLREGSGFRMGPFELTDLIGQDVNEAVTHSVWTAFFQDPKFTPSLAQRRLVESGQHGRKTGRGWFDYAEGAGRPEPSTAGPGPVPSSVAVHGQLPGPAAALRELIEEAGVEVTDGRAPGEPEGFLRLPGGARLALTNGSPATVRGEDAVIRFDLSLDYRAATRVALAPSARASAADLAEAAGLFQALGKRVSVIDDVPGMIVARTVAMVIDFAVDAAARGVATPEDIDTAMRLGVNYPGGPMEWADRLGAPWVCGVLDSLHGQNAGGRYVPSRALRRRADL; the protein is encoded by the coding sequence ATGACGGCTATCGGCACGGGCAGCACCGTGGCAGTGGTGGGCACCGGCACCATGGGGCAGGGAATCGCGCAGGTGGCGCTGGTCGCCGGGCACCGGGTGCGGCTCTATGACAGCGCCCCGGGCCGAGCCGGGCAGGCCGCCGAGGCCATCGTCCGGCGGCTGGACCGGCTGGTGGAGAAAGGCCGGATCCTCGCGGCCGAGCGGGACGCCGCCGGCGCCCGCCTCTCCCCCGCCGAGGACCTCGCCGAACTCGCCGACGCCGCACTGGTGGTCGAGGCGATCCTGGAGCAACTCCCCGCCAAACAGGAGCTGTTCCGCGCCCTGGAGGACGTCGTCCGGGCGGACTGCCTGTTGGCCACCAACACCTCCTCGTTGTCCGTGACCGCGGTCGCCGGCGGCCTGCGGAATCCCGGCCGCTGCGTGGGCATGCACTTCTTCAACCCCGCGCCGCTGCTCCCCCTCGTCGAGGTGGTCAGCGGCTTCGCGACCGACGAGGCCGCCGCGGCCACCGCCCACGCCACCGCCGCGGCCTGGGGCAAGACCCCCGTCCACTGTGCCGACACCCCCGGCTTCATCGTCAACCGCGTCGCCCGCCCCTTCTACGCCGAGGCCCTGCGCGCCTACGAGGAGCGGGCGGCCGACCCCGCCACCATCGACGCCGTCCTGCGCGAGGGCAGCGGCTTCCGGATGGGCCCCTTCGAACTCACCGACCTCATCGGGCAGGACGTGAACGAAGCGGTCACCCACTCGGTGTGGACCGCCTTCTTCCAGGACCCGAAGTTCACCCCCTCCCTGGCGCAGCGCCGGCTGGTGGAGTCCGGTCAGCACGGCCGCAAGACGGGACGCGGCTGGTTCGACTACGCCGAGGGCGCCGGCCGGCCCGAACCGAGCACCGCCGGGCCCGGACCCGTCCCCTCCTCGGTGGCCGTGCACGGCCAACTCCCCGGCCCCGCGGCGGCGTTGCGCGAGCTGATCGAGGAGGCCGGCGTCGAGGTCACCGACGGTCGCGCGCCGGGGGAGCCCGAGGGCTTCCTCCGGTTGCCCGGCGGGGCCCGTCTGGCGTTGACCAACGGCTCCCCGGCCACGGTCCGGGGCGAGGACGCGGTCATCCGCTTCGACCTCTCGCTCGACTACCGGGCCGCGACCCGGGTCGCGCTCGCCCCCTCGGCGCGCGCCTCCGCGGCGGATCTCGCCGAGGCCGCGGGCCTCTTCCAGGCGCTCGGTAAACGGGTCAGCGTGATCGACGACGTCCCCGGCATGATCGTCGCCCGGACCGTCGCGATGGTCATCGACTTCGCCGTGGACGCCGCCGCCCGGGGCGTCGCGACACCCGAGGACATCGACACGGCGATGCGGCTCGGGGTGAACTACCCCGGCGGCCCCATGGAATGGGCCGATCGACTCGGTGCCCCCTGGGTCTGTGGGGTGCTGGACTCCCTGCACGGACAGAATGCCGGAGGACGCTACGTACCGTCCCGGGCGCTGCGGCGCCGTGCGGACCTCTAG
- a CDS encoding HTTM domain-containing protein — protein MTSPTPQQPHTAPQAPAAPEGTPAAYQETRIERVIGRGFAWVTDRARAPYQSAVIRIGFAGTWLLFLLREWPYRGQLYGPGGPWDFGMARQLLDSNHGFSVLLWSDGRGWFECVYLLAIVASALLMLGWRTRTMSVLFMVGVLSLQNRSVFIGDGGDNVIHLMSMYLVLTRCGQVWSLDARRARKTAALAGETGTAPRDLTGIVLWAALGLALAAAQLTGAPGLTWFGHGPFPHFGWSLALWGLWAAHGLWWAVRRYAPGEPRIVLDTLAKLAHNAALLVIMVEVCLVYATAGWYKIQGSRWQDGTAVFYPMHLDYFSPWPGLSQMLGSNGLMVMLITYGTVIVQVAFPFTLANRRLKNALLVVMICEHLSIAFLLGLPFFSLAMITADAVFLPTNFLTWLGGRLSRLRGRLFPRTGGPGPGAAPDGGGPEAVARSGGDGHTLVG, from the coding sequence GTGACGTCACCGACGCCGCAGCAGCCGCACACTGCCCCGCAGGCCCCCGCCGCCCCGGAAGGAACCCCCGCCGCCTACCAGGAGACCCGCATCGAGCGCGTCATCGGCCGCGGCTTCGCCTGGGTCACCGACCGGGCCCGGGCCCCGTACCAGAGCGCCGTCATCCGCATCGGCTTCGCCGGCACCTGGCTGCTGTTCCTGCTGCGGGAATGGCCGTACCGGGGGCAGCTCTACGGTCCCGGCGGACCGTGGGACTTCGGCATGGCGCGCCAGTTGCTCGACAGCAACCACGGCTTCTCCGTCCTGCTGTGGTCCGACGGCCGCGGCTGGTTCGAGTGCGTCTACCTGCTCGCCATCGTGGCCAGCGCGCTGCTGATGCTCGGCTGGCGCACCCGCACCATGTCGGTGCTGTTCATGGTGGGCGTGCTCTCGCTCCAGAACCGCAGCGTCTTCATCGGGGACGGCGGCGACAACGTCATCCACCTGATGTCGATGTACCTCGTGCTGACCCGCTGCGGACAGGTGTGGTCGCTGGATGCCCGCCGCGCCCGCAAGACGGCGGCGCTCGCGGGGGAAACCGGGACCGCACCCCGCGATCTGACCGGCATCGTCCTGTGGGCGGCCCTCGGCCTCGCCCTCGCCGCGGCCCAACTGACCGGCGCCCCCGGGCTCACCTGGTTCGGGCACGGCCCGTTCCCGCACTTCGGCTGGAGCCTGGCCCTGTGGGGGCTATGGGCGGCGCACGGCCTGTGGTGGGCGGTGCGGCGGTACGCCCCAGGGGAGCCCCGGATCGTCCTCGACACCCTCGCCAAACTGGCGCACAACGCCGCCCTGTTGGTGATCATGGTCGAGGTCTGCCTCGTCTACGCCACCGCCGGCTGGTACAAGATCCAGGGCTCGCGCTGGCAGGACGGCACCGCCGTCTTCTACCCGATGCACCTGGACTACTTCTCCCCCTGGCCGGGACTGTCCCAGATGCTGGGCAGCAACGGCCTGATGGTCATGCTGATCACCTACGGGACCGTGATCGTCCAGGTCGCCTTCCCGTTCACCCTCGCCAACCGGCGCCTGAAGAACGCGCTGTTGGTCGTGATGATCTGCGAGCACCTCTCCATCGCGTTCCTGCTGGGCCTGCCGTTCTTCTCCCTGGCGATGATCACCGCAGACGCCGTCTTCCTGCCGACCAACTTCCTGACCTGGCTCGGCGGCCGGCTCTCCCGCCTGCGCGGACGGCTGTTCCCGCGCACCGGCGGTCCCGGCCCGGGTGCGGCGCCGGACGGCGGTGGGCCGGAGGCCGTTGCCCGCTCCGGCGGCGATGGCCATACGCTCGTGGGGTGA
- a CDS encoding TrmH family RNA methyltransferase encodes MSSEKTAPAEPLQYDEGYAPKIGVGPHPQPWPQGDRYDPELLAHGDRRNVVDRYRYWTREAIVADLDTRRHDFHVAVENWSHDFNIGSVVRTANAFLAKEIHIVGQRRWNRRGAMVTDRYQHLRHHPDTESLTAWAAAEELPIIGIDNLPGSVPLETTVLPRRCVLLFGQEGPGLTEEARAHASRVCSIAQFGSTRSLNAGAAAAIAMHAWIARHAQIQDL; translated from the coding sequence GTGAGCAGCGAGAAAACCGCCCCCGCCGAGCCCCTCCAGTACGACGAGGGGTACGCGCCCAAGATCGGCGTCGGGCCGCACCCGCAGCCCTGGCCGCAGGGCGACCGTTACGACCCCGAGCTGCTCGCCCACGGCGACCGCCGCAACGTCGTCGACCGCTACCGCTACTGGACGCGGGAGGCGATCGTCGCCGACCTCGACACCCGCCGCCACGACTTCCACGTGGCCGTCGAGAACTGGAGCCACGACTTCAACATCGGCTCGGTCGTCCGGACCGCCAACGCCTTCCTGGCCAAGGAGATCCACATCGTCGGGCAGCGCCGCTGGAACCGCCGCGGCGCCATGGTCACCGACCGCTACCAGCACCTCCGCCACCACCCGGACACCGAGTCGCTGACCGCATGGGCCGCCGCCGAGGAGCTGCCGATCATCGGGATCGACAACCTCCCCGGCTCGGTGCCCCTGGAGACCACCGTCCTGCCGCGCCGCTGCGTGCTGCTCTTCGGGCAGGAGGGGCCGGGGCTGACCGAGGAGGCCCGCGCGCACGCCTCCCGGGTCTGCTCGATCGCCCAGTTCGGCTCGACCCGCTCCCTCAACGCCGGGGCGGCGGCGGCCATCGCGATGCACGCCTGGATCGCACGGCACGCGCAGATCCAAGACCTCTAG
- the pdhA gene encoding pyruvate dehydrogenase (acetyl-transferring) E1 component subunit alpha, giving the protein MTVLEQPGSSRHTSGPTGPPPAWRPRVDPTPLLPDPEPYRLLGTDAAARLDPHLLKRLYAELVRGRRYNTQATALTRQGRLAVYPSSTGQEACQVAAALALEERDWLFPSYRDTLAAVARGLDPVQALTLLRGDWHTGYDPYEHRIAPLCTPLATQLPHAVGLAHAARLKGDEVVALALVGDGGTSEGDFHEALNFAAVWQAPVVFLVQNNGFAISVPLDKQTAAPSLAHKAVGYGMPGRLVDGNDAPALHEVLTDAVRRAREGGGPTLIEAITYRLDAHTNADDATRYRTDSEVESWRAHDPIALLERTLTERGLLTEEFAAATRDDAEQLAAALRERMHAEPPLDPMDLFDHVFTRQTGQLREQAAQLRAELDAEADGHPETAAGAATPAQEARP; this is encoded by the coding sequence ATGACGGTCCTTGAGCAGCCCGGCAGCAGCAGGCACACCAGTGGCCCGACCGGCCCGCCGCCCGCCTGGCGTCCGCGCGTCGATCCCACGCCCCTGCTGCCCGACCCCGAGCCCTACCGCCTTCTGGGCACGGACGCCGCCGCCCGGCTCGACCCGCACCTGCTGAAGCGGCTCTACGCCGAGCTGGTGCGCGGCCGTCGGTACAACACCCAGGCCACCGCCCTGACGCGACAGGGTCGCCTGGCGGTCTACCCGTCGTCCACGGGCCAGGAAGCCTGCCAGGTCGCCGCGGCCCTCGCCCTGGAGGAGCGGGACTGGCTCTTCCCCAGCTACCGCGACACCCTCGCCGCCGTCGCCCGCGGCCTCGATCCCGTGCAGGCACTAACCCTCCTCCGGGGCGACTGGCACACCGGGTACGACCCGTACGAGCACCGCATCGCCCCCCTGTGCACCCCGCTGGCCACCCAACTCCCGCACGCCGTGGGCCTGGCGCACGCCGCCCGCCTCAAGGGCGACGAGGTGGTTGCGCTGGCGCTGGTCGGCGACGGCGGCACGAGCGAGGGCGACTTCCACGAGGCGCTCAACTTCGCCGCCGTCTGGCAGGCCCCGGTCGTCTTCCTGGTGCAGAACAACGGCTTCGCGATCTCCGTGCCGCTGGACAAGCAGACCGCCGCCCCGTCCCTCGCCCACAAGGCGGTCGGCTACGGCATGCCCGGCCGCCTGGTGGACGGCAACGACGCCCCCGCGCTGCACGAGGTCCTCACCGACGCGGTCCGCCGGGCCCGCGAGGGCGGCGGCCCCACCCTCATCGAGGCCATCACCTACCGCCTCGACGCCCACACCAACGCCGACGACGCCACCCGTTACCGCACCGACTCCGAGGTCGAGAGCTGGCGGGCGCACGACCCGATAGCCCTTCTGGAGCGCACGCTGACCGAACGCGGTCTGCTCACCGAGGAGTTCGCGGCCGCCACCCGGGACGACGCCGAGCAGCTCGCCGCCGCCCTCCGGGAGCGGATGCACGCCGAACCGCCGCTGGACCCGATGGACCTCTTCGACCACGTCTTCACCCGGCAGACCGGTCAACTACGGGAACAGGCCGCCCAGTTGCGCGCCGAGTTGGACGCCGAGGCCGATGGACACCCCGAGACCGCCGCCGGCGCCGCGACGCCCGCCCAGGAGGCCAGGCCATGA
- a CDS encoding TetR/AcrR family transcriptional regulator: MTMAKRDAYTPDSLLAVSVEVFIERGYDGTSMEHLSKAAGISKSSIYHHVRSKEELLRRAISRALDGLFGVLAEPGAQEGRAIERLEYVTRREAEVLMDELPYVTLLLRVRGNTDTERWAVERRREFDNRVAELLKEAAAEGDLRDDLDVRLATRLLFGMINSIVEWYRPGRGGAASRDEVAEAVVQTAFAGLRKI, from the coding sequence ATGACCATGGCCAAGCGCGACGCCTACACGCCCGATTCGCTGCTCGCGGTCTCCGTCGAGGTGTTCATCGAGCGCGGCTACGACGGCACGTCCATGGAGCACCTCTCCAAAGCGGCCGGCATCTCCAAGTCGTCGATCTACCACCACGTGCGCAGCAAGGAAGAGCTGCTCCGCCGCGCGATAAGCCGCGCCCTGGACGGGCTGTTCGGCGTGCTGGCGGAACCGGGCGCCCAGGAGGGGCGGGCGATCGAGCGGCTGGAGTACGTCACCCGGCGGGAGGCCGAGGTGCTGATGGACGAACTGCCGTATGTGACGCTGCTCTTGCGGGTGCGGGGGAACACCGACACCGAGCGGTGGGCCGTGGAGCGGCGCCGCGAGTTCGACAACCGGGTCGCCGAGTTGCTCAAGGAGGCCGCCGCCGAGGGGGACCTCCGGGACGACCTGGACGTCCGGCTGGCCACGCGTCTCCTCTTCGGCATGATCAATTCGATCGTCGAGTGGTACCGGCCGGGACGGGGCGGCGCCGCGAGCCGCGATGAGGTCGCGGAGGCCGTGGTGCAGACGGCGTTCGCGGGGCTGCGGAAGATCTGA